The Staphylococcus saprophyticus subsp. saprophyticus ATCC 15305 = NCTC 7292 genome contains the following window.
GTATAAAACTGATAAGTCCTGATAAAGCTGCAATGATAAATATGCCCATAAATATTGAGATTGGTACATGAACGCCTACCATTGTTAAAGCCATATATAAAACGAGTGCCGCAACAAGCCATTCAATACTTGATACAATCGTACAATAAACACCTAATAACTTTTGATTTTCTTGTACTGGTCGTAAAATCGTAAAAATTACAAACACCGGTAAGAACAAGGCTACAACATACATTAGCCATTTAATCCATGGGTATGGTGTAAATAGATGTGATACATCAAATACATGGATGACTACTAAAATGGATAATAAACTTAACCCTGTTAACATAGAAATCAATACAATAGAAATCGTGTGCAGTAACGCTCTTTTATCATCGGTGGCATTTTTGTAAAATAAAAAACGCACGCTTGCGCCAATAAAACCACCAAAACCTACGACAGCATTAAGCGCATTGACAATATACCCAACACGTATCGTTTTTAATAAAGAAATCTTTAAATTTAATGATTTCGCTAATATGACATCATACATCGAAAGTACAATAATCGATGCCCCGCCAATTACAAATAAGGCGACTAACCATACACGATTAATTTTTCCAAACGACTGAATCGTTTCTTTAATATTAATATGCGACAATTCCTTATATAAAGTAAACACTACGATACTAAATAAGGCGACCGCAAACACAACTTTTAAAATAGAAAATAATCTACTTCTCATTTCTTTAGACATGTTTTCACTTCACTTTTTAATAATCTAAGCTCAATAAAAAATATAGCACAATAATAATATATAAGAAATAAAATTTTAATAATAACTTCTAACATAATTGTTAGGCCCGTAAAAATGAAAAATCGTTTCTTTAAACAAGTGAGACTTTACATTTTTAAATCCGTTAGCTATTTCCTAAATGAAAAAGAGTCCGAGACACCTATTTTTGTCCCAGACTCATTTATCAATCTCTTACATGTATGATGAATAATGAAGTATTCAGTTGTAAATTCTAGCGTATTTGTTCATCGTTTGTAATTTCATATTCACCTGCATCATCGCCATAATATTTATTATATCTGCGTTTATACATTGAATATAAATGTGAGACTAACACTTTTAATATAGCGTAGGCTGGAATACCTAAGATGACACCAACAACACCTAAAAGATTACCTGCACTCAATAAGATAAAGATAATTGTGAGTGGGTGAATCTTCAGCGTTTTACCCATAATATTAGGCGATATGAAGTGACCTTCTATAAATTGAACTGCAGTCCATACTATGATTAATTTCAAGAGCATAATTGGAGAAGTAATTAAAGCAATAATGATAGCTGGAGAAATTGCAATTGTAGGCCCTAAATATGGTACAACACTCGTCACAGCAGCTATAGATGCTAAAATTAAACTATAATCTAATCCGATAATACTATAACCAATAAATAGTAAAATACCGATACAAAATGAAACAATAATCTGTCCTTGGATATAAGATCCAACTTGTACACTCATTTTGTCTAATAAATCATGATAATCTTTTCTGAATTTTGGTGGCATTAATTTCGTAGAATATTCTTTGAAATGATGGCTATCTTTTAACATAAAGAATAAGACAAATGGTGTTGTGGCAATGACTACCCCTACATTTACAATAGCTTCAGCAAAGTTTTTCACTTTTGAACCGAAACCATTAAAATAATCAGAAACCATTGATGGTAGCTTGTTAGCTAAAGCATCTAATTGTTCTTGTATTTGTCCATAAAAGTTAGAAATCAAGGAATTTCTAGTAAGATTATCAATAAATTGATTCACTTTATCTACATAATGCGGAAAATTATTACCGAAACTTTTAAATTGAGTACCAATGACTGGTATCAATAAATTAATTGCTAACGCGATAACCCCAATAATAACTAGGAATAAAATAATAACGCCCCAAAGACGTGATATATTATAGCGTTCCATCAAATTGACTAATGGATTGAATAAATAGTATAGAATGATGGATACAATAATCGGTGCTACAATCGTATTAAATACAATGATAAATGGTTTAAATATATAGGATACTTGATCAAATATAAATATCGCAATACCAATGAGTATCAGCATGATTAAGGCGAATAATAAATCTTTGCCTCCCATAAATTTCATGAAGCGGGTCTCTGGAAAACTAAGTCTCAATTTTTCTTTTTTATTTTTTGTTTCTTGTCTAACATTGTCTTCATTCGACATATATAACTCACCATACCTTAACTTAATTCTTAAAAATTATAATCATATAATCTACCAGATAAAAAATACTGTACAAAATTATATCATAGAATGCTTTAATCGTCTTAATTACTAATCCTCATCATATCACATTATTAACATTTCACATATCTATTTTTATAACATATATGTACCCTAATTCATACGTCTTAATAATTCTAGTTTAAATATATCCCCAATAATATAAAACCGTTGTCATACCCTTTTTCGCATAAAAAAGCCTGAAACATTTATCATCAATGCTTCAGACTTTATTTTATAATATGCTCATGAATTATAATTAGGTGTGTGTTTGCTTTGAGTAACTTTCTTTTTGTCTACATCTGTGGTTTGCGTTGCTTTTTTCTTTGGAATTGGAACAATATAGTTACCATAGGGGATTTTACCTATTAGATAAACAATCAATACAGATACTGCTACTGTTAATATAAATACGCCCATAAATTTACTTTGTGGCACGATATCTTCAATTATAGGCAAACGTTTTACGAATTGAATTGCAACGTAATGCACTAAATAAATTCCCATAGAATAATTACCAATTAAGGTTAAGGTTTTTAAAATGGTGTGATTCTTTTTAACATGTTCATATAAATAATTTAGAAACACAATGAAAAATGGAATATAAATCATATTCGACACAGTAATTGAACTTTGTAAATGATCCAAATCAATACTCAATAGGAAATCGATAAATAATATACCTATAATAGTAGATAATATGGCTTTGTGCTTAAAGATGAGGATTCTAATTTCATTGTAAAATTTAGCATATACAATACCTAACATAAAGAATGATATCCAATTCATAATGAATAATTTATCATTCACAAAACGTTCGACACCACCGCCACCTAATGAAACTGGCCCCATTCTAATCCAAATGATATTAGCGATTGTCGCTAATATATACACTATAATAATAGGCCAACCTTTTTTGAATTTCTGTAATAACGGAAATAAAAAGTAAAACTGAATAACAGTCAAAATAAAATACAAGTGGAAATTTGCTTTTCCATACACAAAGTAATTCAATAATTTCCCATCATCTTCAAGATTATGTAAATAAAAGGCTCTATATAATAAGTAAAATACTGTCCAAATGATATAAGGAATAAATATTTTACTAAAACGTGATTTAACAAAATAATCTAAATTAAACCCTTTATTCACTACTGAGATTGTTAATAAAAACGCACTTATTACAGCAAATATAGGCGTTCCTAACCTTGCTATTTGGTTAACGTAACCTAAGCCATCTGATGTAAATGTCCCTCTTGACAAGGCTATACTATTAACTGTATGTATCGCCACAACTAACATAGCGGCAACAGATCTTATTATCGGTACCTCATCATAATACTTCATACACGTACGTCCCCCTAAATTCAAATCAGACAGAACACCAAGTATAAGATGATTCAATATACTTGTAAATAGAATTTACAATCAAATTATAAATCTTAATAATTACATTACACACAATTAACAAACATTAATCATCTTCTTTTAGTTTTACACCAATTAATATGTTATTTTTCATTAATCATCTTTATTTATTCATTTTATAATCGTATAATATAATTACACATATAATACACAACTTAAAATAGGAGCATTTCATTGAAAAAGACAATAGTCATTATATTAATTCTTCTAATCGGTTTAGCTGGTTACAGTTATACCAAAAGTTCAAAAAAGCAAATGACAGATCCACTGATATTTGCTAAAGCTGAGATAGGTAACACATTTTATTCTAAAAATAATGATACTACTTATAAATCAGTTCAAAAATATACAAATAACCATTCATCTAAAACAGGTATAACATCAACAAATAACAAAACTTTTAGAATAGCATTTTCCTATTTACTAATTGAAAATACAAAGACACATGACCTTTATTTAGGATATTTTGGTGACGTTATAAATGAAACACCAGTACCTATAAAATATACTGGTGATGTAAAAATCATATTAGATAAAAAACAAAATTAAATATGCCAAAATCAACCACTCTAGTAGATGAGTTAGACTCAGGTACTAAGAAACGTGGCTATGCATTCACTAAATTAGATTCACAAAAACAACCAAAACAAATAGAAATTGTACTAAATAAACCTATAAATACATATGACCAACAATATTATGGCAAAAACATTCATATCAGTCTTCACGCCAGCGCTAACTAATAAATAACTAAATTGTTATATCCTATGACGCCTATCATTTATGGATATGATTCACAAATACAAAAAACAAACCAGATGGCAAATATAGCATCTGGTTTGTTTTTATTATACATTCAATTATCAATCCACTTTATATATGACTTTCTGTTTAACTACTATCTTGTTAAGATTTATGGTTTTCCATAAAGTGGTAGACATGTAGCGTTAAATAGATAACCTCTGCCTCATACACTTTTATTTTCAATTCTTGTTGTAAAAGTCGCATGATTTTCAATGCAATATTAAAACATAATGGATATTGTTCTTTGAGTAGTGCTTCAAAAGCATTGGTTTTCTTTAATGATTCACCATTTCGTAATCGTTTAATTAAGAATTGAATATGTCTTATAAAACGTTGATATTGAATAGTATCCTTATCTATCGTTTGTTTCAAATCATTTTCTAAAATAAAAACACTCTTATTAATCAGTTCGTTGATTAAATCCATCTCACGCATGGACAATGATTCAGTATTCGAAGCAATATGTAATGCAATAAAACCAATTTCATCTTCAGGAAAGTGAACCTCCAATACGTGATTTAAACGTTCAATTACTTTTTCAGCTATTTTGTATTCTTTGCTATACAACTGTTTAGTTTCTACAATAAAAGGATTATTAATCAACTGATTTTGCTTCAACCGCTTATAAGCAAAAATAATATGATCGGTTAATGAAATGACTAATTTTTGGTTATCTACCTTCATTTCCGAATTCGTAATAATATTAACTGCTTCTATCACTGCTTGAATTAAAGTATCATTTGCTAGCTCCATTAATGTTTTATAATGGTCTTGCTGTGATTTTTGATCCAATATGTATATTTTTTCTATCGTTTGATTCTCTTGTAAAATCATGCCACTTTTTTTATTAAACCCAATGCCTTTTGCAATTAATACATATTCCGCTTGTGCTTTTGTACAAATAATCACATTATTATTGAGAACCTTAGTTATTAAGAAATCATTCACATCAATCATCCTTATCTTTATCTTACTCAATATTATATAGTGACTAATTATAAAATGAAAGAATTATTCTATTTTAATTAATAAATATACCTTACGAGTTAATTAAAAAAACAAAAAACGCCTCTAAGATGTCACTTTATCGTGACAATCTTAAAAGACGCTTTAAGCTTTGATATTTATGAACTAATTATCAATTTGATTATTTTTTCATGCCCCAACTTTCAATACCAAATAAATTGATTTCCAATTCTTCTGGTTTGAAAACTGGTTTTTTGCCAGCTTTACGTTGACGTTGGTAATCGTTCATAACAGCAAATGCAATGTTTGAAAGACCTATGATTGCTACCAAGTTGACAATCGCCATCAATCCCATAAATACATCTGCAGTACTCCAAACAGTTTCTGTCTTAATTACTGCACCAACAAACACTAAAACGACAACTAAACATCTAAAGATAAATAATATCGTTCTATTTTTTGATAAGAACTCAATATTAGATTGGCCGTAGTAATAATTACCAACTACTGAAGAAAATGCAAAGAGTGTAATGGCAATCGTTAAGAATATACCACCAGCACTACCAAGATGCTCATTTAAAGCTGATTGCGTTACGGCAACACCTTGTGATGCATTTTCACCAAACTCTAAACCGCTATAAAGCAATATCATAATAGCCGTTGCTGTACAAACTAGCATCGTGTCAAAGAATACACCGAGTGCTTGAATTAAACCTTGTTTAACAGGGTGTGGTGGTGCTGCTGTCGCTGCTGCGTTAGGCGCAGAACCCATACCAGCTTCATTAGAAAATAGACCACGTTTTACACCTTGTAGTATGGCAGCACCAACTGCACCACCTGTTACTTGTTCAAATCCAAATGCACTTTTAATAATTGTAGAAATCATTGGAATAATTTGATCATAGTTCATGATAAGAATCACTAGAACTAAACCGATATAAATAATAGCCATAACAGGTACAATAACTGAAGATAAATTGGCGATACTACGTACACCACCAAATATAATGATAGCAGTAAGTACCGCTAAAATAATGCCTGTTATTATAGGATCTACATTATATTGTGTTTTCAATGATTCAGCAATTGTATTAGATTGAACTGTATTAAATACAAAAGCAAAAGTAACCGTAATTAATACAGCAAACACGATACCTAACCATTTTTGATTTAAACCTTTAGTTATGTAATAAGCTGGTCCACCGCGGTAACCGCCTTCTTCATCAGGCACTTTGTATACTTGTGCTAAAGTTGCTTCAATAAACGCACTCGCTGCACCTATAAATGCAATAACCCACATCCAAAAGACTGCACCAGGACCACCAAGTACTATAGCTGTAGCAACACCCGCTATATTACCAGTACCAACCCTAGAACCAGCACTTATCGCAAATGCTTGGAATGGAGAAATACCTTTTTTACCGTTATCTAATGTTTCAGGTTTTTCACCAATAGCACGAAACATTTCTGGAATCCATCTTAATTGCACAAATTTAGAGCCGATAGTAAAGAATATACCTGCTGTTATTAAAAGTCCAATTAGATATTGTGACCAGATTAAATCATTCCCGACTTGAACAAAAGCTTTGAACCAATCTGGAATTAAACTATCAAAATCTTTCAATTTAATCCCTCTCATCTATGTAATATTTAATTTCAAATTAGAGCAAGAGATTTATAGACAGTCTTATAAGGAATTGTAACATTTCATTACATGCCACTTATAAAATGATGAAAAAGTACGCCCTAGTCATACGCCTAATACGATACTTTTCACACTGCTATAAACCTCTTTTTTAATAATTTATTGCACCTAACTGGTATTTTATCACTATATAGTTGTATTTACTAATAATTTTTAAAAAATTACCCCTAATTAACTTCTAAGTCAATAATTTCACCAAATTCACTTGTATCTACAATAAAGCTGCCATTTGTATATTGTTCAGACAAATGAATATCTTTAATGGCGCCAGATTCTTGTTGTTTATCAGAATAAATTGTGTAAGTCGTGTGCTCAGGTTGAATTACGTCAGCCGCTACAATACGATGCGGTGACTTTTTCAATTCTTTCAGTAATGTAATTCCACGTTGTGCACGTTTGGCTGTTTGTAGTACTTTGAAACCAATACGTTTTAGTGATCCTCGTTGTGTTGCCATTAAAATTGAGTTGTTTGCACTAATGACCTGTGTTAACACGGCGAAGTCTTCATCTTTTAGATTAATTGATTTAACGCCAGCTGCTCTCAATCCTGTATCAGAGAGTTCATCACTACTATAGGTTAATGACATACCTTTATTTGTAATAACAGTAATTAATTGAGTAGAGTCTATGCGCATGACATTAATAATTTCGTCATCATCTTTCACTTTCATTGCAACGAGAGGTTTATTGAATCGTGATGTTTTAAACATAGAAACATTACTGCGTTTAATCATTCCATGACGCGTAGCTAAAATATAAAATGCGTCTGGTTTAAAATCACTTTCGCAATACGCATCGATGATAAA
Protein-coding sequences here:
- a CDS encoding AI-2E family transporter, whose amino-acid sequence is MSNEDNVRQETKNKKEKLRLSFPETRFMKFMGGKDLLFALIMLILIGIAIFIFDQVSYIFKPFIIVFNTIVAPIIVSIILYYLFNPLVNLMERYNISRLWGVIILFLVIIGVIALAINLLIPVIGTQFKSFGNNFPHYVDKVNQFIDNLTRNSLISNFYGQIQEQLDALANKLPSMVSDYFNGFGSKVKNFAEAIVNVGVVIATTPFVLFFMLKDSHHFKEYSTKLMPPKFRKDYHDLLDKMSVQVGSYIQGQIIVSFCIGILLFIGYSIIGLDYSLILASIAAVTSVVPYLGPTIAISPAIIIALITSPIMLLKLIIVWTAVQFIEGHFISPNIMGKTLKIHPLTIIFILLSAGNLLGVVGVILGIPAYAILKVLVSHLYSMYKRRYNKYYGDDAGEYEITNDEQIR
- a CDS encoding acyltransferase, whose amino-acid sequence is MKYYDEVPIIRSVAAMLVVAIHTVNSIALSRGTFTSDGLGYVNQIARLGTPIFAVISAFLLTISVVNKGFNLDYFVKSRFSKIFIPYIIWTVFYLLYRAFYLHNLEDDGKLLNYFVYGKANFHLYFILTVIQFYFLFPLLQKFKKGWPIIIVYILATIANIIWIRMGPVSLGGGGVERFVNDKLFIMNWISFFMLGIVYAKFYNEIRILIFKHKAILSTIIGILFIDFLLSIDLDHLQSSITVSNMIYIPFFIVFLNYLYEHVKKNHTILKTLTLIGNYSMGIYLVHYVAIQFVKRLPIIEDIVPQSKFMGVFILTVAVSVLIVYLIGKIPYGNYIVPIPKKKATQTTDVDKKKVTQSKHTPNYNS
- the glcT gene encoding glucose PTS transporter transcription antiterminator GlcT; translation: MNDFLITKVLNNNVIICTKAQAEYVLIAKGIGFNKKSGMILQENQTIEKIYILDQKSQQDHYKTLMELANDTLIQAVIEAVNIITNSEMKVDNQKLVISLTDHIIFAYKRLKQNQLINNPFIVETKQLYSKEYKIAEKVIERLNHVLEVHFPEDEIGFIALHIASNTESLSMREMDLINELINKSVFILENDLKQTIDKDTIQYQRFIRHIQFLIKRLRNGESLKKTNAFEALLKEQYPLCFNIALKIMRLLQQELKIKVYEAEVIYLTLHVYHFMENHKS
- a CDS encoding alanine/glycine:cation symporter family protein; this encodes MKDFDSLIPDWFKAFVQVGNDLIWSQYLIGLLITAGIFFTIGSKFVQLRWIPEMFRAIGEKPETLDNGKKGISPFQAFAISAGSRVGTGNIAGVATAIVLGGPGAVFWMWVIAFIGAASAFIEATLAQVYKVPDEEGGYRGGPAYYITKGLNQKWLGIVFAVLITVTFAFVFNTVQSNTIAESLKTQYNVDPIITGIILAVLTAIIIFGGVRSIANLSSVIVPVMAIIYIGLVLVILIMNYDQIIPMISTIIKSAFGFEQVTGGAVGAAILQGVKRGLFSNEAGMGSAPNAAATAAPPHPVKQGLIQALGVFFDTMLVCTATAIMILLYSGLEFGENASQGVAVTQSALNEHLGSAGGIFLTIAITLFAFSSVVGNYYYGQSNIEFLSKNRTILFIFRCLVVVLVFVGAVIKTETVWSTADVFMGLMAIVNLVAIIGLSNIAFAVMNDYQRQRKAGKKPVFKPEELEINLFGIESWGMKK